One segment of Hemicordylus capensis ecotype Gifberg chromosome 8, rHemCap1.1.pri, whole genome shotgun sequence DNA contains the following:
- the RNF181 gene encoding E3 ubiquitin-protein ligase RNF181 yields MASYFEEHDCEPGSGPPSEERLGRALLELARSLFNGLEIDLGSLDSGGWEQRLPPPAARRAVESLPAVPVTPQQADKGLKCPVCLLEFEEAEVVRKMPCQHLFHTGCILPWLGKTNSCPLCRHELPTDDETYEEYKKEKDRRQQQAHRLEYLHGAMYT; encoded by the exons ATGGCCTCCTACTTCGAGGAGCACGACTGCGAGCCGGGATCCGGGCCCCCCTCGGAGGAGCGGCTGGGCAGGGCCCTGCTGGAGCTGGCCCG GTCCCTTTTCAACGGCCTGGAGATCGACTTGGGCTCCCTCGACAGCGGGGGCTGGGAACAGCGGCTGCCCCCGCCAGCTGCCAGGCGGGCTGTCGAGAGCCTCCCGGCCGTGCCGGTCACCCCACAACAGGCCG ATAAAGGCTTGAAGTGTCCCGTGTGCCTGCTGGAGTTCGAGGAGGCCGAGGTGGTCCGCAAGATGCCCTGCCAGCACCTGTTCCACACCGGCTGCATCCTCCCCTGGCTTGGAAAG ACCAACTCCTGCCCCCTCTGCCGCCATGAGCTGCCCACGGACGACGAGACCTACGAAGAGTACAAGAAGGAGAAG GaccggaggcagcagcaggcgcaCAGGCTGGAGTATCTCCACGGGGCGATGTACACGTGA
- the VAMP5 gene encoding vesicle-associated membrane protein 5, translating to MQTSWSRAAGRVVERQALVSPADPLRQQHPGRRRARFGGCPPVEAPVPSRGRQAGRQKPLAAQSPTPAAAAAGASPPTESRRPAAAAMGEHQLKALQEEADGVKDIMLENYNKVLDREGKLTELDQRADDLRNQSSAFSKTTQTLAWKKRWENMKWKIILGVGVAVIMVVLLAIILYFAIPRPGSQDAPAQGADGGN from the exons ATGCAAACCTCCTGGTCTCGGGCTGCTGGCCGGGTCGTGGAGCGGCAGGCGCTAGTCTCCCCCGCAGACCCCCTGCGGCAGCAGCACCCCGGCCGGAGGAGGGCGCGCTTCGGCGGTTGCCCGCCCGTCGAGGCGCCTGTTCCCTC AAgagggcggcaggcaggcaggcagaagccgCTCGCAGCCCAGAGCCCcacgcctgccgccgccgccgccggcgctTCCCCACCGACGGAGAGTCGGCGACCAGCGGCAGCAGCCATG ggaGAACATCAGTTGAAGGCATTGCAGGAGGAGGCGGACGGGGTGAAGGACATCATGCTGGAGAACTACAACAAGGTGCTGGACCGTGAAGGCAAGCTGACCGAGTTGGATCAAAGGGCAGACGATCTCCGTAACCAG AGTTCTGCCTTCAGCAAGACAACGCAGACCTTGGCCTGGAAGAAGCGCTGGGAGAATATGAAATGGAAGATCATCCTGGGAGTTGGAGTTGCTGTCATCATGGTCGTCCTCTTGGCAATCATTCTCTACTTCGCCATCCCCCGACCGGGGAGCCAGGATGCCCCGGCCCAAGGGGCTGATGGTGGAAACTAG
- the VAMP8 gene encoding vesicle-associated membrane protein 8, with the protein MPHFPGCRAALSAGASGGGGGRCQALPVVADDCLKGRPRSGSRGETGGTRQSPAHLRRKGSARRPRRQGPPSATFEEEEGWKGRPPKQPAVASRKLRGAHREAGRAAAERHRETRKGSASPANNRRGMEGVSASGPGMANDRVKNLQNEVEGVKNIMTQNVERILARGENLDHLRNKTEDLEATSENFKTTSQKVARKYWWKNVKMIAIICVIVTIIVVLIILFATGVI; encoded by the exons ATGCCCCACTTTCCGGGCTGCCGCGCGGCTCTGAGCGCGGG CGCttcgggcgggggcgggggccggTGTCAAGCACTGCCAGTGGTGGCCGACGACTGCTTGAAGGGGAGACCCCGAAGTGGGTCCCGAGGCGAGACAGGCGGGACCAGACAGAGCCCTGCGCACCTCCGTCGAAAGGGCAGCGCGCGGCGGCCCAGGAGGCAGGGCCCGCCCAGCGCCAccttcgaggaggaggagggctggaagGGGCGGCCGCCGAAACAGCCAGCAGTAGCAAGCAGGAAGCTTCGGGGCGCTCACCGAGAAGCAGGAAGGGCGGCCGCCGAGCGCCACCGGGAGACCAGGAAGGGCTCCGCGAGCCCCGCGAACAACCGACGTGGCATG gaGGGCGTCAGTGCAAGCGGCCCAGGCATGGCGAACGACCGGGTGAAGAACCTCCAGAATGAGGTGGAAGGTGTGAAGAACATCATGACGCAGAATGTGGAGCGGATCTTGGCCCGGGGGGAGAATCTCGACCACCTGCGGAACAAGACGGAAGACCTGGAAGCAACG TCAGAAAACTTCAAGACCACCTCTCAGAAGGTGGCCCGCAAGTACTGGTGGAAGAACGTCAAGATGATCGCCATCATCTGCGTCATCGTCACGATCATCGTCGTCCTGATCATCCTCTTTGCTACTGGCGTCATCTGA